In one window of Methanocorpusculum sp. DNA:
- a CDS encoding DUF357 domain-containing protein, giving the protein MLIDAYGKVFAKDSGSEKTVPNNTVLGQTADEIAKMVSCYASDGRVFFKKGDLVNAAASFAYGYGWLDAGRCLGYLAGSPSAPPEIDESLPESLAEHLTEKTYRYQRMLTNALDGVTPAPDPETAMYAAASTIHATGHAYLTRGTTHLPDDLINALVLFSYGYGWLDCGVRAGLFSISGDRHLFTI; this is encoded by the coding sequence ATGCTGATCGATGCATACGGGAAAGTCTTTGCTAAGGATTCCGGTTCTGAGAAGACCGTTCCAAACAACACGGTTCTTGGACAGACCGCGGACGAGATCGCTAAGATGGTCTCCTGTTATGCCTCGGACGGCAGAGTTTTTTTCAAAAAAGGTGATCTGGTGAACGCGGCTGCCTCGTTTGCGTACGGGTACGGCTGGCTGGACGCGGGACGCTGTCTCGGGTACCTTGCGGGTTCGCCGTCGGCTCCTCCCGAGATCGACGAAAGCCTCCCGGAATCTCTTGCCGAGCATCTGACCGAGAAAACCTACCGGTATCAGAGAATGCTCACGAACGCGTTGGATGGAGTTACCCCCGCGCCCGATCCGGAGACCGCGATGTATGCTGCGGCCTCAACGATCCATGCGACAGGACACGCATATCTGACCCGGGGGACAACTCATCTCCCGGACGACCTCATCAATGCTCTGGTGCTGTTTTCCTACGGATACGGCTGGCTTGACTGCGGGGTTCGTGCCGGTCTGTTTTCGATTTCCGGAGATCGGCATCTCTTCA